One window from the genome of Variovorax sp. PAMC26660 encodes:
- a CDS encoding UBP-type zinc finger domain-containing protein, with the protein MPIKACDHVPSTIAQPHTLKGCEDCLKTGDTWVHLRLCVHCGHVGCCDSSKNRHASRHSQAEGHPVIQSIEPGEAWMWCNSHEKQVG; encoded by the coding sequence GTGCCCATCAAAGCCTGCGACCACGTGCCCTCGACCATTGCGCAACCTCACACGCTGAAGGGCTGCGAAGACTGCCTGAAGACAGGCGACACCTGGGTCCACTTGCGCCTGTGCGTGCACTGCGGCCACGTGGGCTGCTGCGACTCATCGAAGAACCGCCACGCGAGCCGGCATTCGCAGGCCGAAGGGCATCCGGTGATCCAGTCCATCGAGCCCGGTGAAGCCTGGATGTGGTGCAACTCGCACGAGAAACAGGTCGGCTGA
- a CDS encoding FAD-dependent oxidoreductase, translating into MANDASGTGNSRLHQTFPVLSDTEIARIARFGNVQQFARGTRLFTAGETGPGMFVLLKGVVAVTQRDGLGHVVPIVRQGPGEFLAEVGQLSGRPALVDGHADEDVEALLVSPAQLRALLVAEADLGERITRALILRRVALIESGASGPVLIGPPQSPDMARLENFLRRNGYPYHVVDAVEDPDAAALLAQYGASQLLAVCPDGSVLVNPSDDALARCLGMVDTVAHDELFDVAVVGAGPAGLATAVYAASEGLRVIVLDCRAFGGQAGASARIENYLGFPTGISGQALAGRAFVQAQKFGVEMLIPAKVASLDCSRSNALGSLALALADGRTINARTVVVASGARYRRPGVPRLTEFEGRGIWYWASAIEAKICSQQEVALVGGGNSAGQAAVFLSHHAAKVNVLVRGPSLAASMSRYLIDRIEATPNISLQPHTELVRLHGGSDEGLTGATWRCHTTGNEHDCPARNIFLFVGAEPETSWLEGCGVSVDKHGFVLTGTEASSGFPARPATALESSVSGVFAVGDVRSGSVKRVGGAIGEGAAAVALIHQHLSSTSAVA; encoded by the coding sequence ATGGCCAACGACGCAAGCGGCACTGGCAACAGCCGCCTTCATCAGACCTTTCCCGTTCTCAGTGACACCGAGATTGCGCGCATTGCACGCTTTGGCAACGTGCAGCAGTTCGCGCGCGGCACACGGCTGTTTACCGCCGGCGAAACAGGCCCCGGCATGTTCGTGCTGCTCAAGGGCGTCGTGGCTGTCACGCAACGCGACGGCCTCGGTCATGTGGTGCCGATCGTGCGGCAGGGCCCTGGCGAATTCCTGGCCGAAGTCGGCCAGTTGAGCGGCCGCCCTGCCCTGGTCGACGGCCACGCCGATGAAGATGTCGAAGCGCTGCTCGTGTCGCCCGCGCAACTGCGCGCGTTGCTGGTGGCCGAAGCCGACCTTGGCGAGCGCATCACGCGCGCGCTGATCCTGCGGCGCGTGGCGCTGATCGAATCGGGCGCCAGCGGGCCGGTGCTGATCGGCCCGCCGCAGTCGCCCGACATGGCGCGGCTCGAGAACTTCCTGCGCCGCAACGGCTACCCCTATCACGTGGTCGACGCGGTTGAAGACCCGGACGCCGCCGCGCTGCTCGCGCAATACGGCGCCAGCCAGTTGCTGGCTGTGTGCCCCGACGGTTCGGTGCTGGTGAACCCGAGCGACGATGCGCTGGCGCGCTGCCTCGGCATGGTCGATACCGTCGCGCATGACGAGCTGTTCGACGTGGCCGTGGTCGGTGCGGGTCCGGCCGGATTGGCGACCGCCGTGTATGCCGCTTCCGAAGGGCTGCGCGTGATCGTGCTCGACTGCCGCGCCTTCGGCGGCCAGGCCGGCGCCAGTGCGCGCATCGAGAACTATCTGGGTTTTCCCACGGGCATTTCGGGGCAGGCTCTGGCAGGCCGCGCCTTCGTGCAGGCACAGAAGTTCGGCGTCGAAATGCTGATCCCCGCCAAGGTCGCGTCGCTGGACTGTTCGCGCAGCAATGCGCTCGGCAGCCTGGCCCTCGCCCTGGCCGACGGCCGCACGATCAACGCGCGCACGGTGGTCGTGGCCAGCGGCGCGCGCTATCGGCGGCCCGGTGTGCCCCGGCTGACCGAGTTCGAGGGCCGCGGCATCTGGTACTGGGCTTCGGCCATCGAGGCGAAGATCTGTTCACAGCAGGAAGTGGCGCTGGTCGGTGGCGGCAACTCGGCCGGGCAGGCTGCTGTGTTCCTGTCGCACCACGCGGCCAAGGTCAACGTGCTGGTGCGCGGGCCTTCGCTGGCGGCCAGCATGTCGCGCTACCTGATCGACCGCATCGAGGCCACGCCCAACATCTCGCTGCAACCGCACACCGAACTCGTGCGCCTGCATGGCGGCTCGGACGAAGGCCTCACGGGCGCGACGTGGCGCTGTCACACCACAGGCAACGAACACGACTGCCCGGCACGCAACATCTTCCTGTTCGTCGGTGCGGAGCCCGAGACCTCGTGGCTCGAAGGCTGCGGCGTGTCGGTCGACAAGCATGGTTTCGTGCTGACCGGCACCGAAGCCAGCAGCGGTTTTCCGGCACGCCCGGCCACCGCGCTCGAATCGAGCGTGTCGGGCGTGTTCGCCGTGGGCGATGTGCGCTCGGGTTCGGTCAAGCGCGTGGGCGGCGCCATCGGCGAAGGCGCTGCGGCGGTCGCACTGATTCACCAGCATCTGTCATCGACCTCGGCCGTCGCCTGA
- a CDS encoding GNAT family N-acetyltransferase encodes MKELPNPTFPFSQIGLRAALWPAPATGTVAAIRTTVPPAPVAVILPPAVEARQGITVGWARHLDDVRAAQRLRYDVFVGEMGARVSSPLAGHDIDLFDDFCEHLLVRDEATQQVIGTYRVLTPAQARRVGSTYSDTEFDLTRLRDLRERMVELGRSCVHPEHRQGGVILALWGALAGFMHRNKLDTMIGCASIPMSHNGVTSGDAAASIWRQVSAKHMAPIQYQVQPRLPLPVERLDSTLDVEPPALIKGYLRLGAKVLGAPAWDPDFNAADLPMLMRIDDLPARYRKHFLGA; translated from the coding sequence ATGAAAGAACTGCCCAACCCGACGTTTCCGTTTTCGCAGATCGGGCTGCGCGCGGCCTTGTGGCCCGCTCCCGCGACCGGAACCGTCGCTGCCATTCGCACCACGGTGCCCCCGGCACCCGTCGCCGTCATCCTGCCGCCGGCCGTCGAGGCCCGGCAAGGCATCACCGTGGGCTGGGCCCGCCACCTCGACGACGTGCGTGCCGCCCAGCGCCTGCGCTATGACGTGTTCGTCGGCGAGATGGGCGCCCGCGTCTCATCGCCGCTGGCTGGCCACGACATCGACCTGTTCGACGACTTCTGCGAACACCTGCTGGTGCGCGACGAGGCGACGCAGCAAGTGATCGGCACCTACCGCGTGCTCACGCCGGCGCAGGCCCGCCGCGTCGGCAGCACCTACAGCGACACCGAATTCGACCTGACCCGCCTGCGCGACCTGCGCGAGCGCATGGTCGAGCTGGGCCGCAGTTGCGTCCACCCCGAGCACCGCCAGGGTGGCGTGATCCTGGCGCTGTGGGGTGCGCTGGCTGGCTTCATGCACCGCAACAAGCTGGACACCATGATCGGCTGCGCGAGCATTCCGATGTCGCACAACGGCGTGACCAGCGGCGACGCGGCTGCCAGCATCTGGCGCCAGGTGTCGGCCAAACACATGGCGCCGATTCAATACCAGGTGCAGCCCCGCCTGCCGTTGCCGGTCGAGCGGCTGGACAGCACGCTCGACGTCGAGCCGCCGGCACTCATCAAGGGTTACCTGCGCCTGGGCGCCAAGGTGCTGGGCGCGCCTGCCTGGGACCCGGATTTCAATGCCGCCGACCTGCCGATGCTGATGCGCATCGACGATCTGCCGGCGCGCTACCGCAAGCACTTCCTGGGCGCATGA